In one window of Chloroflexota bacterium DNA:
- a CDS encoding MoxR family ATPase: MIQETASRVIDNIEKVIVGKRDVIELVLVALLCEGHILIEDVPGIGKTTLAKAIARSLGCTFQRIQFTPDLLPSDVTGISFYNQKKGEFEYRPGPIMSQLVLADEINRATPRTQSALLEAMQEQQVTVDGDTKPLPRPFLVLATQNPIELEGTFPLPEAQVDRFLMKIALGYPSEEDENRILLRFEKDDPLENLEPVIQSADLLELQRAARDVRVEASVREYIVRVCRATREHPSVELGVSPRGTLALYKTSQALAGIRGRNYVIPDDVKHLAPYVLIHRIIINPQTRLRGRTPQEVVAEIVNAVPVPVEH, encoded by the coding sequence ATGATCCAAGAAACCGCAAGCCGTGTGATAGACAACATTGAAAAAGTCATCGTTGGCAAGCGCGATGTCATCGAACTTGTGTTGGTGGCTTTGCTCTGCGAGGGGCACATCCTCATTGAGGATGTGCCCGGTATCGGTAAAACCACCTTGGCGAAGGCCATCGCTCGCTCCCTAGGCTGTACCTTTCAGCGCATTCAGTTCACCCCCGATCTCTTGCCTTCTGATGTGACGGGCATATCCTTTTATAACCAAAAGAAGGGCGAATTTGAGTACCGCCCTGGCCCCATCATGTCCCAATTGGTGCTGGCTGATGAGATCAACCGCGCCACACCACGTACACAGTCGGCGTTGCTCGAGGCCATGCAAGAACAACAGGTAACGGTGGACGGTGATACCAAACCCCTGCCTCGCCCCTTTCTTGTCCTCGCTACCCAGAATCCAATCGAACTGGAAGGTACCTTCCCTTTGCCAGAGGCGCAAGTGGATCGCTTTTTAATGAAAATTGCACTGGGCTACCCTAGTGAAGAGGATGAGAATCGCATCCTCCTTCGCTTTGAGAAGGATGACCCATTAGAGAACTTGGAACCCGTTATACAGAGCGCAGACTTGTTAGAACTCCAACGCGCTGCCAGAGACGTTCGCGTGGAGGCATCGGTGCGCGAGTACATCGTCCGTGTATGTCGTGCCACCCGAGAACACCCTTCCGTGGAATTAGGGGTGAGCCCTCGTGGGACATTGGCCTTGTACAAAACATCCCAGGCCCTGGCTGGTATTCGCGGTCGCAACTATGTCATCCCCGATGACGTGAAACATCTGGCTCCGTATGTCCTCATTCACCGCATTATCATTAATCCCCAAACTCGGCTTCGCGGCCGCACCCCTCAAGAAGTGGTGGCCGAGATCGTGAACGCCGTCCCGGTGCCAGTGGAGCATTAA
- a CDS encoding DUF58 domain-containing protein, with the protein MFNEVWLILAGFVMLVGLVLHQDGLMTISSLLLTVAGVGWVWKHFALRCVEYERKFSERRAFVGEVIDLTITVTNRKPLPLAWLRIEDEYPLPVGLLDGTLAPCNKPETAYLTNLLSLRWYERVRWRYRLQCSQRGVYAFGPAKISSGDLFGLFSESVISPKINWLIVYPQVRPLEDFELPPKEPFGEIKARQRIFEDPSRTIGVRDYHAEDALKRIHWKATARQQKLQVRVYEPTTIQQLAIFMNIATLPKVWHGVIPSLLEKVISVTASIAAYGIERRWQVGVLANGCWPQSDQPLKVLPGRSPDQLTSILESLAAVTSVPTISIEEFIARESPRLPWGATLVVVSAVLTEELLVVLARLHDAGRRLALVSLDEKVPAPQVPGLLLYRVREDGEVFRMEPLEEVADAHSVA; encoded by the coding sequence ATGTTCAACGAGGTGTGGCTCATTCTGGCTGGCTTTGTTATGCTGGTCGGGCTGGTCCTCCACCAAGACGGTTTGATGACCATCTCTTCATTGCTCCTGACGGTCGCCGGTGTCGGCTGGGTCTGGAAACATTTTGCACTGCGCTGCGTAGAATACGAACGTAAGTTCAGCGAACGGCGTGCCTTTGTGGGCGAGGTCATTGATCTTACCATCACAGTCACCAACCGTAAGCCGTTACCCCTGGCCTGGCTACGTATCGAGGATGAATATCCGCTTCCAGTGGGTCTCCTGGATGGAACTTTGGCGCCTTGTAACAAACCTGAGACCGCCTATTTGACCAACTTGCTTTCCTTGCGGTGGTATGAGCGAGTGCGCTGGCGATATCGCCTGCAGTGTAGCCAGCGTGGTGTATACGCCTTTGGCCCCGCAAAGATCAGTTCTGGCGATCTCTTCGGTCTGTTCAGCGAAAGCGTCATCTCCCCTAAGATCAACTGGCTCATTGTCTATCCTCAGGTGCGGCCCTTGGAGGACTTCGAACTACCACCCAAGGAGCCGTTCGGCGAAATCAAAGCCCGCCAGCGTATTTTCGAAGACCCCAGTCGAACCATCGGCGTGCGTGATTACCACGCCGAGGATGCTCTGAAACGCATTCACTGGAAAGCGACCGCCCGTCAGCAAAAACTGCAGGTTCGTGTCTATGAGCCAACCACAATTCAACAACTCGCCATTTTCATGAATATTGCTACGCTGCCTAAGGTTTGGCATGGCGTGATTCCCTCGCTGCTCGAAAAGGTAATCAGCGTGACGGCCTCCATCGCTGCCTATGGCATAGAGCGACGTTGGCAGGTGGGCGTTCTGGCGAACGGCTGCTGGCCGCAATCTGATCAGCCATTAAAGGTATTGCCTGGTCGCAGTCCTGATCAGTTGACCAGTATTCTGGAGTCGTTGGCGGCTGTAACTTCCGTACCCACCATCTCCATCGAAGAGTTTATTGCTCGCGAAAGCCCACGCTTACCCTGGGGCGCGACGCTGGTCGTGGTAAGTGCCGTGCTCACCGAAGAACTACTGGTAGTATTGGCGCGTCTCCATGATGCTGGGCGACGCCTGGCGTTGGTCTCGCTGGATGAAAAGGTCCCTGCCCCGCAGGTGCCAGGGCTGCTCCTCTATCGAGTGCGTGAGGATGGGGAGGTGTTCCGTATGGAGCCGCTTGAGGAGGTAGCAGATGCGCACAGCGTTGCGTGA
- a CDS encoding DUF4129 domain-containing protein — MRTALRERWRQEALLLAVAAMETCWIYPWLLFLTRIAGERQNQVPPVAVFASLYGVIVVARVLSALDVRLVHQQVIVIVLAIVSTHLLIRLCLFPDYAPFDPRWWSDLIGQTAHTWQRIPAALVVAFVNLLVWWRGTDLSHEYLGIDGVGFYFRWGIVALIWFFVASVFVATLNMAPWVFAYFFCGLLAVALARVHEVSQGHMGIRTPFNASWAVTVLVGALAVIGLGALLAGMLSVESLTALIVWLNPVIVILQAVLLVIATVLGRLLLEPLLQLLIRLFEHVFQSDALRQWFQTNPGEMPAFSPQPYQPPLFIQVLGWAVPLVILGLVVVAIALTISRHLQGQNGREVERESVWTSTDPLKDLQGAFGVLLKQMREQAAQLLRIREEEFTIESIRKIYASLTRLAANAGHPRAEAETPYEYLDRLRQALPGSEGDVALITQAYVRAHYGEQPDDELELRRVREAWFRVSSQMERESSKTH, encoded by the coding sequence ATGCGCACAGCGTTGCGTGAGCGCTGGCGACAGGAAGCCCTCCTCCTCGCAGTCGCGGCAATGGAGACTTGTTGGATCTACCCATGGCTCCTTTTCCTCACCCGCATCGCCGGTGAGAGGCAGAACCAGGTGCCTCCCGTTGCCGTGTTTGCCTCCCTCTACGGCGTGATCGTTGTCGCTCGAGTTCTATCCGCATTGGATGTGCGTTTGGTTCACCAGCAGGTCATTGTCATTGTCCTGGCGATTGTATCCACCCACCTCCTTATCCGACTCTGTCTTTTTCCGGATTATGCCCCTTTTGATCCACGGTGGTGGAGCGACCTTATCGGCCAAACAGCACACACCTGGCAGCGTATCCCGGCTGCGTTAGTCGTCGCTTTCGTCAATCTGCTTGTGTGGTGGCGGGGGACCGATCTCTCCCATGAGTATTTAGGGATTGATGGTGTGGGTTTTTACTTCCGTTGGGGTATCGTGGCTCTTATTTGGTTTTTCGTAGCCAGTGTATTCGTCGCTACGCTAAACATGGCTCCATGGGTGTTCGCTTATTTCTTCTGCGGGTTGCTTGCGGTCGCTTTGGCTCGTGTGCACGAGGTAAGCCAAGGGCACATGGGCATCCGCACACCTTTCAACGCCTCTTGGGCGGTAACTGTTTTGGTTGGAGCGTTGGCAGTAATTGGGTTGGGGGCCTTGCTCGCAGGCATGCTTTCGGTGGAGAGCCTAACCGCATTGATCGTGTGGCTTAACCCCGTGATCGTCATTTTGCAGGCTGTGCTACTCGTCATCGCCACGGTGCTTGGCCGGCTTCTATTAGAACCCCTCCTTCAACTTCTGATCAGGCTCTTCGAACACGTTTTCCAAAGCGACGCTCTGCGACAATGGTTTCAAACCAACCCGGGTGAAATGCCCGCCTTCTCACCGCAGCCTTACCAACCACCCTTGTTTATTCAAGTCCTCGGTTGGGCCGTGCCACTTGTTATCTTGGGATTGGTCGTGGTGGCCATTGCTCTGACCATTTCACGGCACTTGCAAGGGCAAAATGGGCGAGAAGTAGAACGAGAGTCCGTCTGGACATCCACGGACCCTTTGAAAGATTTGCAGGGTGCATTCGGTGTTTTGCTCAAGCAGATGCGAGAGCAAGCAGCGCAACTCCTACGTATACGGGAGGAGGAATTCACTATCGAGTCTATCCGCAAGATATATGCCAGTCTGACTCGACTTGCCGCCAATGCAGGGCATCCCCGCGCCGAGGCCGAGACTCCATACGAGTACCTGGATAGACTGCGCCAAGCCTTGCCAGGTAGTGAGGGGGATGTGGCACTGATCACCCAGGCATACGTAAGGGCACACTATGGTGAACAGCCCGATGATGAGTTGGAGTTGAGACGAGTGCGTGAGGCTTGGTTTCGTGTAAGCAGTCAGATGGAAAGAGAGTCGAGTAAAACGCATTAG
- a CDS encoding amidohydrolase: protein MPVIDFHIHLAQAEHSLPWVVEWTKSVVADPETIAVLQTGLTPEKVCRILRGAGVDYAVALAEMSPITTGVVTNEYVAEFCRATDMLIPFASINPFMIAWPDRELERCVCELGFRGLKLYPTYQQFYPNDAQLYPIYAVAQELHIPVMFHTGLSVFRGSRLKYGDPLLLDDVAVDFPDLVILQVHGGRGVWYDHAMLMARLHPHVYIEISGLPPKRLLTYFPDLERFADKFIFGSDWPGLPSLKGSLEEIRALPISNEAKDKILGGNASRILGLNSA, encoded by the coding sequence ATGCCTGTAATTGATTTTCACATTCACCTGGCCCAAGCCGAGCACAGTCTCCCCTGGGTCGTTGAGTGGACTAAGAGCGTGGTCGCCGACCCAGAGACCATCGCTGTCCTGCAAACAGGTCTGACTCCAGAAAAAGTCTGCCGAATTCTACGCGGCGCAGGAGTGGACTACGCTGTCGCCCTGGCGGAGATGAGCCCCATTACCACTGGTGTTGTCACCAATGAATATGTGGCTGAATTCTGTCGGGCTACAGACATGCTGATCCCCTTCGCCAGCATAAACCCATTTATGATCGCGTGGCCAGACCGCGAGTTAGAGCGTTGCGTGTGCGAACTAGGCTTTCGCGGCCTGAAACTGTATCCCACTTACCAGCAATTTTACCCCAACGATGCCCAACTTTATCCCATCTACGCTGTAGCCCAGGAACTACACATACCAGTGATGTTCCACACCGGCCTCTCGGTCTTCCGCGGTTCACGACTGAAGTACGGTGACCCACTCCTATTGGATGATGTGGCAGTGGATTTCCCTGACCTCGTTATCCTGCAGGTGCATGGTGGACGGGGTGTGTGGTACGACCATGCAATGCTGATGGCTCGACTGCATCCCCATGTGTACATAGAAATCTCCGGTCTACCGCCGAAGCGGTTACTTACCTATTTCCCGGATCTGGAGCGTTTCGCGGATAAGTTCATCTTTGGCTCAGATTGGCCAGGACTGCCCAGTCTAAAAGGTAGCCTCGAGGAGATACGGGCCCTACCCATTAGCAATGAGGCGAAAGATAAGATACTGGGTGGCAACGCCAGTCGGATCCTGGGGTTAAACAGCGCTTAG
- the rph gene encoding ribonuclease PH, protein MRADGRENDQLRPVVIKPNYLDYAEGSALIQMGHTWVLCAASIEDEVPLWLRGQAQGWVTAEYDMLPRSTRQRTPRSRTAMEMRGRTQEIQRFIGRSLRASLDLRKLGERTILVDCDVIQADGGTRTAAITGGYVALALALKKLILNGQLRRDVIRAPVAAVSVGVVQDELLLDLCYAEDAQAEVDFNVVMTARGLFVEVQGTAEGRPFSRDTLEELLALAEKGIQDLFAAQRQVLEGK, encoded by the coding sequence ATGCGCGCAGATGGCCGTGAAAATGACCAGTTGCGACCGGTAGTGATCAAACCAAACTACTTGGACTATGCCGAGGGCTCAGCCTTGATCCAGATGGGACATACATGGGTACTGTGTGCGGCTTCCATCGAAGACGAAGTGCCCTTGTGGCTACGTGGCCAAGCCCAGGGTTGGGTTACGGCGGAGTATGATATGTTGCCCCGTTCCACACGCCAGCGGACTCCACGTAGCCGCACGGCGATGGAAATGCGCGGCCGAACACAGGAGATACAGCGCTTTATTGGACGCTCGTTGCGCGCCTCGTTGGACTTGCGTAAATTAGGGGAGCGCACCATCCTCGTTGACTGCGATGTTATTCAGGCCGATGGCGGCACGCGTACAGCGGCCATCACTGGTGGCTATGTAGCGTTGGCCCTGGCGCTCAAGAAACTCATCCTGAACGGCCAGTTGCGCCGCGACGTTATACGTGCTCCTGTGGCTGCTGTGAGTGTGGGAGTGGTACAGGACGAACTGTTGTTGGACCTGTGCTATGCCGAGGATGCTCAGGCCGAAGTGGATTTCAATGTAGTGATGACGGCGCGGGGCCTGTTTGTCGAAGTGCAAGGAACAGCCGAGGGCCGCCCTTTCAGTCGGGATACACTGGAAGAATTACTGGCCTTGGCGGAGAAGGGAATCCAAGATCTATTCGCTGCCCAGAGGCAGGTGTTGGAGGGGAAATAA
- a CDS encoding AURKAIP1/COX24 domain-containing protein codes for MPSVIKKRRKKIAKHKHRKMLKRTRWQRQRKK; via the coding sequence ATGCCCTCAGTGATCAAGAAAAGGCGCAAGAAAATTGCCAAGCACAAACATCGCAAGATGCTCAAACGAACGCGCTGGCAACGGCAGCGCAAAAAGTAG
- a CDS encoding HDIG domain-containing protein, translated as MNRDQAWAALTEFTANPNLIKHALAVEAAMRAYARKYGEDEDIWGIVGLLHDFDYEQHPTAEEHPFVGMEILRQRGWPDEIIEAVASHADYTGIPRDTRMKKALFAVDELTGLIVAVALVRPSKSLMDVDVEAVRKKWKDKAFARGVNRADIERGAAELGVDLNEHISTVINAMQKIAVELGLGGNEPRK; from the coding sequence ATGAATCGCGATCAGGCTTGGGCGGCGCTAACAGAATTTACAGCCAATCCTAATCTCATCAAGCATGCTCTTGCGGTAGAGGCCGCCATGCGCGCCTACGCTCGCAAGTACGGCGAAGACGAAGATATTTGGGGCATTGTAGGCCTCCTCCACGACTTCGATTACGAGCAACACCCCACTGCCGAAGAGCACCCCTTCGTGGGGATGGAAATCCTGCGCCAGCGCGGTTGGCCTGATGAGATCATTGAGGCCGTGGCCTCCCACGCTGATTACACGGGCATCCCTCGTGACACCCGGATGAAAAAGGCTCTTTTTGCCGTGGACGAACTCACTGGTCTGATCGTAGCCGTTGCACTGGTGCGACCGTCCAAAAGCCTGATGGATGTGGATGTCGAGGCAGTGCGAAAGAAATGGAAGGATAAGGCTTTCGCCCGTGGTGTGAATCGCGCGGACATCGAGCGCGGTGCAGCGGAATTGGGCGTGGATCTGAATGAGCACATTTCCACAGTTATCAATGCGATGCAGAAGATTGCTGTTGAGTTGGGGTTGGGTGGAAATGAGCCTCGTAAGTAG
- a CDS encoding LysM peptidoglycan-binding domain-containing protein, which translates to MKAARDSILTRDWRKQIPWSIVLLLVLVLAATAGTFWLLAPWASGQVPLVTPTATCTPFPPTRTPTPTPTPSASPTFPVSITHTVLTGETLSSIAEDYDVTVASLAAANDMTGNAILHAGQVLAIPLPTSDSRPSATPTPPPVIHIVREGDTLGAIALFYDTTIEAIVAANDLKSSDLIRVGQALVIAGARRTPTPTVFFSPTPTVTCTPAYTYPAPALLSPPDGAFFQGPNTTVFVNWTSVGILAPDEWYVLRVQRIGGDRRLVETVWLKDTNWRIPASWRHGGGRFQWYVVVVQKIGNAIKELSPVGELRTFSWY; encoded by the coding sequence ATGAAGGCGGCGAGGGACTCGATTTTAACTCGTGATTGGCGTAAGCAAATCCCTTGGTCGATAGTTTTGCTGCTCGTTCTGGTCTTGGCTGCCACGGCAGGAACTTTCTGGCTGCTGGCCCCCTGGGCCAGTGGTCAGGTGCCATTGGTCACCCCGACGGCCACGTGCACTCCATTTCCGCCGACACGCACGCCCACACCGACCCCTACACCCTCTGCGAGTCCTACCTTTCCGGTGAGTATCACTCACACCGTGTTGACGGGGGAGACCCTCTCTTCCATTGCCGAGGATTATGATGTGACCGTGGCATCCCTGGCCGCCGCCAATGACATGACTGGGAATGCGATCTTGCACGCAGGGCAGGTGCTTGCCATCCCTCTGCCTACTTCCGATAGCAGACCATCTGCTACTCCCACGCCGCCCCCAGTCATTCACATCGTGCGAGAGGGCGATACTCTCGGTGCGATCGCCTTATTCTATGACACTACTATAGAGGCCATTGTGGCTGCCAACGATCTTAAGAGCAGCGATCTCATCCGAGTAGGTCAGGCTCTTGTTATTGCAGGAGCCCGGCGCACCCCAACACCGACGGTGTTCTTCTCGCCTACGCCAACAGTGACCTGCACTCCTGCTTATACCTACCCCGCACCCGCGCTTCTATCACCGCCAGATGGTGCCTTTTTCCAGGGGCCCAACACAACGGTCTTTGTGAACTGGACTTCAGTGGGAATCCTGGCGCCAGATGAGTGGTATGTTTTGCGCGTGCAGCGCATTGGAGGAGACCGACGCCTGGTCGAGACAGTGTGGCTGAAGGACACAAATTGGCGCATACCTGCTTCGTGGCGCCACGGTGGCGGGCGTTTCCAGTGGTATGTGGTGGTAGTACAGAAAATCGGTAACGCAATCAAGGAACTCAGCCCAGTGGGAGAATTGCGTACGTTCAGTTGGTATTAG
- a CDS encoding DUF3048 domain-containing protein: protein MRGLTRWYNTLIVLLAIVLVLSACGGGSEPTVIPTRTPRPTFTYAPLSTSTPVPTPTMTATPTPTTNPYYNPLSGQLVTDPAVLSRRPLHVRIGNDPQIRQWQAGLSQAEVVYEDIMDGWWDTRLTAVFLSEDPEALGPVRSARLVNLELAPQYDAALVHSGASDQIRWLISQSTIVDLDEFFHPRPYYYVQGRDWRGRLFTSAEAVRKELVTMGKEGPVALKGFVFSPQLPAGDAASYIRIPYPKAAIVEYRYDRESGRYMRYVQGEPHIDDNTDQAVGVENVIVQYVEHQATDIVEDSLGNTAIRIVLTGQGPVQIFRDGVVISGIWRRDKETDFTQYLDADGNPIPLKPGHTWVQLVPPDYKIEYKAE, encoded by the coding sequence ATGAGAGGCTTAACAAGATGGTATAATACCCTGATTGTTTTGTTGGCGATAGTACTGGTTTTGTCAGCATGTGGTGGCGGGTCTGAACCAACGGTTATTCCTACCCGCACTCCGAGGCCTACTTTCACCTATGCGCCCCTATCCACGAGCACTCCCGTTCCTACTCCAACTATGACAGCCACGCCCACCCCAACCACAAACCCTTATTACAACCCATTGTCCGGCCAACTGGTAACTGATCCGGCAGTGTTATCACGCCGCCCGCTACATGTGCGCATTGGCAACGACCCGCAGATACGCCAGTGGCAGGCAGGGCTTTCACAGGCTGAGGTTGTGTACGAGGATATAATGGACGGCTGGTGGGACACGCGCTTGACCGCCGTCTTCCTGAGCGAGGACCCCGAAGCATTGGGTCCTGTCCGCAGCGCGCGCTTGGTGAACCTGGAACTGGCACCTCAGTACGACGCTGCTTTGGTACACTCCGGGGCCAGCGATCAGATCCGCTGGCTCATCTCCCAGTCTACCATTGTGGACCTAGATGAATTCTTTCACCCCAGGCCATATTACTACGTGCAGGGCCGTGATTGGCGTGGCCGTCTGTTTACATCTGCCGAGGCTGTGCGCAAAGAACTGGTAACGATGGGGAAAGAGGGGCCAGTAGCCCTCAAAGGGTTTGTCTTCTCGCCCCAACTACCTGCCGGTGATGCGGCATCTTATATCCGCATTCCTTATCCGAAGGCAGCCATAGTCGAATACCGCTACGACCGGGAAAGCGGCCGGTATATGCGCTATGTGCAAGGCGAGCCCCACATAGATGACAATACTGACCAGGCGGTCGGCGTAGAGAACGTCATTGTGCAGTACGTCGAGCATCAAGCCACGGATATTGTCGAAGACAGCCTGGGCAATACTGCCATCCGCATCGTGCTGACCGGTCAGGGGCCAGTACAGATATTCCGCGATGGCGTGGTGATCAGCGGTATTTGGCGACGGGATAAGGAGACCGATTTCACCCAGTATCTCGATGCCGATGGCAATCCCATCCCACTCAAACCGGGTCACACCTGGGTGCAACTCGTTCCCCCGGACTACAAGATCGAATACAAAGCAGAATGA
- a CDS encoding alkaline phosphatase family protein has product MRGIRLKIILMLILSISLASCRRTKTEQPQLITPHLVVSPFPKESFHRRVGPGALFLVLDGAGSEALKAYLNATTMPHLSHLVEKGARAEALLGVDPTATLPTYAALSSGAFPAKTGLVADRAHLPGTELSPAGASAPPSEVEPLWRTAMRNGLRAAVLFWPDADPDVSEQVADYIVGTGEIYVDSALHAITLTASADWEGMPVSYSPPLEGTIHLLSAEGAQVSTLYLLLLDSIDDGQENYDRFLIKRERVVEPSDVLLETSKWAKVSVSPQLQSGAYFKITHLQDSECTLYQSPVGYNRAQPVELLREINDVFGFPPPTPDERAHRLGWISDEDYLYMASLQSRWMSEVAAHVWTKYQPDLLVTAQPIIGLCARRFLLVDPAQPGYTVEKASIYQSYMLQAYQIADTALGKLLETTNASETAIFVLSGHGVAPVHTTVNLSAVLSRDGLLAITKDGLVNANKTKAVAVSSGAAAHIYLNLVDRESSGTVEVDQYAAVQESVIAALRNTLDEDGAAPFARILRRSELADLGLDAEYSGDVFVQAAVGYTLSDDLSAQAIFEPAGTYGEWGYAADEQDMQGVFLAAGYGIRPGIVETVRLVDVAPTVARILGFSMAPDITDGRSIEAILHVGPQE; this is encoded by the coding sequence ATGAGAGGCATTCGGCTGAAGATAATTCTCATGCTCATTCTGTCCATATCACTTGCATCCTGTCGAAGGACAAAGACTGAGCAGCCGCAGCTCATCACCCCTCATCTCGTCGTTAGTCCATTCCCAAAGGAAAGTTTTCACCGGCGTGTTGGGCCAGGTGCCCTTTTCTTAGTACTCGATGGCGCAGGCAGCGAGGCTCTCAAAGCATATTTGAATGCAACGACAATGCCCCATTTGAGCCACTTGGTGGAGAAAGGGGCACGGGCCGAAGCGTTGTTGGGCGTGGATCCCACGGCCACGCTACCCACCTACGCTGCGCTATCCTCGGGCGCCTTCCCTGCCAAAACAGGGCTGGTGGCCGACCGCGCACACTTGCCTGGCACCGAACTGTCGCCTGCCGGCGCCTCCGCGCCTCCAAGTGAGGTGGAGCCACTGTGGCGCACGGCAATGCGGAACGGACTACGCGCGGCGGTACTCTTCTGGCCCGACGCGGACCCGGATGTCTCGGAACAGGTCGCCGATTACATAGTAGGGACTGGAGAAATCTACGTGGATAGTGCCTTGCATGCCATTACCCTCACTGCCAGTGCAGACTGGGAGGGTATGCCCGTCTCATATAGCCCGCCACTTGAGGGCACAATACATCTTTTGAGTGCTGAGGGCGCACAAGTATCCACCCTCTACTTACTATTGCTCGACTCTATCGACGATGGTCAGGAAAACTACGATCGCTTTCTCATTAAGCGCGAGCGGGTCGTGGAGCCAAGTGATGTACTGCTAGAGACAAGCAAGTGGGCAAAGGTCTCAGTAAGTCCACAATTACAAAGTGGAGCATATTTCAAAATAACGCACCTACAAGACAGTGAGTGTACCCTCTATCAAAGTCCTGTGGGTTATAACCGGGCCCAGCCAGTGGAACTTCTGCGTGAAATCAACGATGTGTTTGGTTTTCCGCCACCTACGCCGGATGAGCGTGCTCATCGCCTGGGATGGATCAGTGACGAAGACTATCTGTATATGGCGTCCCTGCAGTCCCGCTGGATGTCCGAAGTTGCAGCCCATGTGTGGACGAAATACCAACCCGATCTGTTGGTCACGGCACAGCCGATCATCGGCCTGTGCGCACGCCGGTTCTTGCTGGTGGATCCTGCCCAACCGGGTTATACGGTGGAAAAAGCAAGCATTTACCAATCCTACATGCTTCAGGCCTACCAGATCGCCGACACTGCGTTAGGCAAACTGTTGGAGACAACCAATGCAAGCGAAACAGCCATCTTTGTTCTTTCTGGCCATGGTGTGGCTCCTGTTCACACCACCGTGAACCTGAGCGCTGTACTGTCCAGAGACGGACTACTGGCTATTACGAAAGATGGCCTCGTCAATGCGAACAAGACAAAGGCCGTAGCGGTTTCTTCGGGCGCGGCAGCACATATCTACCTTAACCTTGTAGATCGTGAAAGTTCTGGCACTGTGGAAGTTGACCAGTATGCCGCCGTTCAGGAATCCGTCATAGCCGCTCTTCGCAATACCCTGGATGAAGATGGTGCAGCACCTTTCGCCCGCATCCTGCGCCGCAGCGAGCTAGCGGATTTGGGACTGGATGCTGAATACAGCGGCGATGTATTTGTGCAGGCTGCAGTGGGCTACACACTCTCAGATGATTTGAGCGCGCAGGCTATCTTCGAACCTGCCGGGACCTACGGCGAGTGGGGCTATGCAGCGGACGAACAGGATATGCAAGGCGTATTTCTCGCCGCTGGATATGGCATTCGGCCGGGGATAGTGGAAACAGTACGATTGGTAGACGTAGCCCCCACAGTGGCCCGCATCCTCGGCTTCAGTATGGCTCCCGATATAACGGACGGCAGGTCTATTGAGGCCATCCTTCACGTTGGGCCACAAGAATGA
- a CDS encoding inositol monophosphatase translates to MLETAIRAARVAGQILIEELNKAQVIRSKGFRNIVTEVDYKAEAAILEILQAAYPDHAILSEEAGANEGKGHSRYLWVVDPLDGTTNYAHHYPVFSVSISLYHDDEPLLGVVYEPNQRLLFHAERNKGAYLNDRPIHVNTAPDLTRAIGGFSVPYEPPARELLVKLMGLILPHIVTVRSIGSAALSLCLVAAGWIDFYIQPSLHPWDAAAGALIVREAGGTVTNFAGECWHLTDATLLASNGLLHNQVRKFVSLAWNEGCNK, encoded by the coding sequence ATGTTAGAGACAGCAATTAGAGCCGCGCGTGTCGCTGGCCAGATATTAATCGAGGAATTGAATAAGGCCCAGGTGATTCGATCTAAAGGTTTCCGGAACATAGTAACCGAGGTTGATTACAAGGCGGAGGCGGCTATCCTCGAGATCCTACAAGCGGCCTATCCGGATCACGCTATCCTATCAGAGGAAGCAGGGGCAAATGAAGGGAAGGGGCACTCCAGATATTTGTGGGTTGTAGACCCCCTGGACGGTACAACGAATTACGCGCATCACTACCCCGTTTTCTCCGTCTCCATAAGTCTCTATCACGACGACGAGCCGTTGCTGGGTGTGGTTTATGAACCGAACCAAAGATTGCTCTTCCATGCCGAGAGGAACAAAGGCGCTTACCTGAACGACCGCCCCATTCATGTGAACACTGCGCCCGACTTGACACGGGCCATAGGAGGTTTCAGCGTCCCTTACGAGCCTCCGGCCCGGGAACTGTTGGTGAAATTGATGGGTCTCATTTTGCCACATATCGTTACCGTTCGTTCCATTGGAAGTGCGGCTCTGTCGCTCTGCCTGGTCGCCGCCGGGTGGATCGACTTCTACATCCAGCCAAGCCTGCACCCGTGGGATGCCGCTGCCGGTGCTCTCATTGTGCGAGAGGCGGGTGGTACAGTAACGAATTTTGCTGGCGAGTGTTGGCACCTGACTGATGCTACGTTACTAGCCTCCAATGGTCTCCTACACAATCAAGTGCGAAAGTTCGTTTCATTGGCCTGGAACGAGGGTTGTAATAAATGA